The Tripterygium wilfordii isolate XIE 37 chromosome 21, ASM1340144v1, whole genome shotgun sequence genome segment GATCATCCCTTGCACCTCTCTTCCAACCAAGACAGGATATCCTTACAAACAATCTCAATATTTTCATCCGTCTCCCCAAACAGCAAAGAATGCATCATTCCATCATAAATTTTGATGGTCTTGTCTTCACTCTTGGCCTCTTCATACAAAGCCTTGCTTACATTCGGATCTGTTACAACATCTGCACTGCCATGTAAAACAATAAATGGTATGCTCACTTTGGATAATTGTTGACTCAATTGGTCAGTGACCCTCAATAGCTCTAAAACAGTCCCCAATCTTGGTTTTCCTCTATATCTCATCGGATTCTTCTCTGCTATTATCACCTTCTCTTCAACCTTGACTGACTTAGCGACTAGATCTGCAGTTGGTACAATAGGCAAAGTGGGCATGAAGTTAGCCACAAACATGAGAACTTGAGGGATTGGCCATCTGGGTTTCACATTATCAGAGATCTTACACATGGGTGCTACAAGGATGGCACCATCAAACCCTTTTGGATCTGCAAAATGGATCAGGAGACAAATCGCACCACCCATTGATTCACCAAACAGAAAACAAGGTAACCCATGATACTGAGGGTCTTGTTTGATGGAATTAAAGAAAGATAGACAGTCTTGAACAACAGCATCGACGTTCGGGACAAAGGCCCTCAGACCCTCAGATCTTCCATGGCCTTCAAGGTCAAGGGCAAAACAGGCAAAACCCATCTGGGCAAGGAAAATTGGGGTTGACTGGAAAGTCCAGCTGATGTCGTTGCCATAGCCATGGATCATAAAGATTATGCCACGATGAGGAGGAGGGTTCGACAGAGGGAGCCAGGATCTGGTGAAGAGGGAAAGGCCCCTTGGTGAAGTGTAGAATGAAGTTGAGCCTTTGACTCCATGGGATTTGTAGTGGTCTTCTTCAGATGCGTTCCCCCAGTAGTGAAGGTTTggattttctttctcttcctgCATTCTTTGGAGCGGATTGGGTTCTCTGGGGTCAGCTCTGTTTTGGGAAATTTGTGCTTTTCTGATCCTGATTGAGGCTTTGTCGGCTTGGATAGTGCTTTGACTCTTGCGTTGGGCCGGACTCAAAAAGCTTAGCGATTTCTTTTGACTTGTCTTCCAAAGTCAGGTCAGTATTCGTTCTTGAGCAAATGTAGGAACAACTTACGttagataataataaaaggtAACTCCGAAAATTTCCCTTCTTTTAGGACAAAACCTGACTTAAAGTTTAAGAAACGTAATATTCGATGTGATTGACTTCTTGTCTCAACAATGATACTGTTGAGTCTTGAGAACTAAGGTGTAGTGTAGATAGAGAAGTTACTAGCATAGATGGTTTCTCCCTGCCTTAACGGCTTATCTTTTCCAATAGTGAGAGGTAAGTGTGCTAGGTTATCAGAAGCCTCATTaagaattctaaaaaaaaactaaactactTAAAACAGGGGAATACTGAATGATCTGGCTTATAGATGCTAGGTGACCTATTGTAGCAAAATTGTTCAAACTGTACTACCAAGACTTTTCAGCATGAATTTTAAATGGTAGAATCAGACCTGAAATCATAGGGAAAATAGAAGAAACTAAGTAGAGGAAAGATAGATAACCTAAGCATCACACTTAGAGTTCCTCGGCATCATGCCAAAGGATGATTGCATCACACAATCGAGAAGCAAGTGTTACACAACCAATGTAACTTAGCCAATCCACAAGAACAGTAAAACTGCTACAACTGATAACCAGTGACAATAACCAAATATATTGATAATAATACAGAGATAAGCTTCACAAGGAAGCATAAATATGTCTATTCGAGAGAGGCAACTCTCCAATTCAACcagaaacaacaacaacaatatcatTCGACAACCAGACCTTATATGGTGGGCCTAATTAAACATGCTCAAACATCAGTCCATCCCACTAGACTAGGCCCAAGCCTATCAAGTGAGACCCAAGTAAAACTCAGCCCATCAACCAATTGGGTTGGTGACAATTCCTCCCCCCTCAAAAACACCTTGTCCACAAGGTGAGAATCCCACATACTGAGACCAGGATCAAATGGAAAATGATTGGCATCAATAGCAATGCACACTAGTGCATCTAGTGGTGTTTGCGAAATTCTTGAACCATTTCCTTCATTCTCAGCCTCCATTGGAATTTCTATTGTACTCCAGTTCATGAACTTATCAAGAATAGCTGTAGCTATAGAAGTTGTGCCACCCATTGAAATACTAAATTTTTTCCTAGGAATGTTTAAATTAGATTGTTCCACTAAGAGCGCACCTTGTGTGATTGATTGAGTATCCAAATGCAAGAAACCCATGTCACCTTTCACCAACTCAGTCTCTTCTTTCCAACCGTCAAACAATCTCCCCAATACTTGATAACCATTAATGTTGCAATCAGCCATGATGAACACATGTTCCCCCTTCAAATACTTCTGTTCTAAATTCCTTTCTCTACTGGTTCCTTTTGGAAGCAATGGATCAAACACCTTATAAGCATTCCAATTCTCCTCTTGTAGTTCCAAAATTATGGCCAATATTTCCTTTCCATTATCAATCTCTGTCACATCTTTCATTTTGTCAAGCTTATTCAACACTACAATTATAGAATTATGACCACCCGGATCATAAACCCTTCCCATCACAATTTTCAATCGAAGTCGCTCTTCAGAAAACCCCCTTCTTAAAACTGAATCTAGCACAAGAGTCCAAGAGCACAGTTCTTGTTGAAGCATTTTCACATACAGTTCGTGTGCACAAGCCAATAATCCATGTGTGGCACTAATATCCTGCAATCCAGCAACCAAGCGCAAAgtcaaatgtaaatcaaaagTTTCAATTACTTGTTGCTTAATGCCAAGGAGAGAACAATCGCGTACAACATTAGCTCTACGGCTCTTGGCCGCAATCGGCTGCCCAACATCAACCACGGTGGTTGGGTCGCCAACTCCACCGTTCAGAGCAACTCCAGTGGTAAAccaaatatcaagcacttcaaaaccattctctctcttcttctctatcctgagtggcataatttaattggatgaatgggtcccataatatacattattcatcaacactttatactttccaacacttcaaactcatttctctattttctctctctttctttccatcatctctctcttacttttcatcacctctatcttcattttcatcacctctatctttcttttcatcatctctcttcactattcatcaactatatccatacttcatatttcaagtgtcattttccacaacaacctataaaacaagtgtcattatcaagaaaatgtgttttcaagtgttcattttcatccattgtagaactctagcattctaaattttccataaagttcacttttggacacttgaaagctatgtttcaagtgtccattggacatgctctcaTTAACCCTTCATCTCCATTCGGTACCAACAGTTCGCTCGTCACTAACCCTTCATCTTCATTCATTACTATCGATTCTTCAAATAATGGCCTGCATACAAAGCAACAATGAATGGCTTCTTTGAAGAGTGCCCAGTCATTAAAGACACAGTGGCAATGATATTTTTCCAGCACTTTGAACCATTCTAAGGCTTCACCCTCGAAGACTCGTCATGCCGCAATTGGTCTATCATTCAAGGGCACGCGTTGTTCTTCAAAGAATAACTCGGCAATGCAAGGCCAGGCCAGGGGATCTGGTCTATTGAATTTAGGCAACTCCAATTGAACTTGAGAGATGGAATTCgacctaagacaagcataacaATCTAGAAACAAGGCGTTGAAAGCTAAATATGCCATAGATCTATGCTGGAATTGTGatcttcgataccaattgttacACAACCAATGTAGCTTAGCCAATCCACAAGAACAGTACAACTGCTACAACTGATAACCAGTGACAATAACCAAATATATTGATAATAATACAGAGATAAGCTTCACAAGGAAGCACAAATATGCCTATTCGAGAGAGGCAACTCTCCAATTCAACcagaaacaacaacaacaatatcatTCGACAACTAGACCTTGTACGGAAGGCCTAATTAGACATGCTCAAACATCAGTCCATCCCACTAGACTAGGCCCAAGCCTACCAAGTGAGACCCAAGTAAAACTCAGCCCATCAACCAATTGGGTTGGTGACAGCAAGTCACATGCTTGAAAGTACTCTCAATATTATTCATTCGTCATCATCATTCTTGAGAGATTACATCCATATTATCGAATCTTACTAACGCTAATTCTATAAAAGCTTCCTTCAACTAATACTAGAACTCCTAAAAGTAAACTGATGTGATTCTTATTCTAACAATGAGTTGATTGGctttaaaaaacataaaaagactCATAAAACAAATTACTAATACGAAATTCGAAATCCTAGCACCCGTAGAAATTCCAATAACATCCCTagaatgaaaattaattaaatgaacCTTATTAAAAACTGACCTAATAGTAAActaattttgaaaaaacataGAAATAAGACTTAATCCTAGCTAGATTAAGATTTATAAGCTTGTGGATAGGCCATGAATCTACATTGCATAGATCTTTGAATTTGCTCTTACGATACCTCTTTAGCTCCTGCATCAACATGTTACCACGTTAAGACTAGCCTTTAGGAATACATGAATGGATAATCTCCTTGAATCCTAGGAACGGATTCTACTGTCCTCTGTCACATTCtttcaaatatttaaaaatcaGATGATGGTTCCACAGAGGTTATATGAAGAAGATTATTTCTGtttatttttgtgttgattGAATTAGACTAGGGTGAATGAAAATTTTGGGCAGATGTGAAGTAAAATAAATTGACATCTATAGATCCCCAAAATCCAAGTCTAGACCTCTGGAGAGTATGATAACCCCCTTGGCCAGTGACAATGTTGGTGTAAGTAGGCAAAGGCAGCCAATGTAGGCTTTATGATAGCTGTGTTTTCTACTAATTAGAGCGGCTGGATGTTGATTAAGTGTTTGTTCAATATTCATCATATGCTATCTCAGTTTGGTTGTAATCATTCTACTGAGAACAAAGCAAGTTCCTTGACTCCAATCGACACTTTTCTTCTAtggtgtttatttaattttataattctcACTATTTAATATTTGTACTACTTATGAAATTTTTGGTGGGTGTTTGTATGATTTTCTAACTGTGTGGCAGAGGGAATTTGGGtagaattttgtgtttttcaagAAGTGATGCTTGTATTTTTAAAGCCATTGTACAAACTGTTGATGGGTGTTCGATAGAAGTATATCTTTGAATGGAAAATATGGAAAGATGGACGTATTATATTAACTGAATAATCAGGAGATGAGTGCCATCTAATATTCAACTATTAAAGTGGAAATCCAGTTTTTCTTTAGTCTAATGGACATAAGAAACATAAGCCAAATTGTTAAGAAAAATAGCACAATGGATGAGAACGAGAAACAACACCACCAAATTTTTAGCGTAGAAAACTCTCAAAGAGGTAAAAACCACGAGACCCTTTAACCACTTAAAACTTCCACTATATAAAATGGGATTACAAACTTCACCCTTAAGTGGATCACTCACACAATACAACGATTGTATAATTTCAATTTGTGGATATACCTCACAAATTGGTTCACTCTCTTTTTACATTTAATAGCCATGCATGCTTACCATAAATGCTATGAGACAATCTTATCTCTTTAGCATTTGATTTCCAATTTCCTTGCCACACGTCATTTCCTCTTCTCATTTAATGTAGCAAACCAAGTTTGATTTAGCTTGCCGACATACTATTTTGACATCACTCCAAATTGGGAGTTAATGCCAACACGAATTTCTCTTTAGCTAGCTATTTCAGCTTGCCTAGTCATGTGCTCCCCGCCATATTTGCCTCTAACTAGAGTTTTAGTGGGAATACTGGCCAGATAAGATTGGACTTGGTGTCATCCAGAGTTTAGGATCAGATCTGCAGAATACCATTTTGTGGTGATGCTTTTAGTATTCTTCCAATTGGCTTCAAGGCTAATGATTCCAAGCttattttttgatcaaaattttgACCTACATAGATGTCTTAGCAAATGTATTTATattgaataatgcttgagacccccaaaaagtgaccccaaaagacctccatttaatgtggagtgttgaatgtgaagtgggccctatacgtgtgtttttaatcaatggttattttaatgccacatagatttgggggatttttgggggtcaaattttgaaGGTCTATTATCcatttatatttatgtgtgCACACTGTTGGGGTGGAAGCTAGGGTTCGGAGGTCTTTGTTGCGGCTTGTTCTTTGGACAGATTGTCATAGTACTCATACCTAAATTTTACTCAGGAGCAATGTCTTAAAGAGCTTTAAGTGTATATGTTATAATTGTCATCGTTATCTCTTCTGGACCTTTGTTGATGGATATTTCCAACTCATCCAGAGTGTTTGCATTTAAATGAACTCTCTCACTTTCTTATTAAAGATGCTCCGTGCTTATTAAAGTTCCTGGGAGACCTTTattataatatacatatatttcttAATAAACATTGCTGCTCTCTTCGTTTGATGCATTATTTCAGTTGGGTAATCCTGAAACTTCCTATGTTTGAGGACTGGAGAGGCTTGGTAGATTATGCATGGAGCCATGCTATAATATCCGATGAACTCGACAAGATAATCAGTGAAAATTGCCATTTCAACAGGAATGAATACATGAAGCAACAATGACTGCAATCAAGGTGTGGAAAGAATTACTCAGGCAGTACAAGGAGATAGATATGTACAGCCTTTACACCTCCGTATGCATTGACGATTCAGCAACTACAGATCGATGAGAAATCCACGCAGATCCCGTGAATGTTCTTCCTTGAATATAGACATGGaaatatgtctatatatatacacatagatacacacatacacacacatataagcaGCTAGGTAGAGGATTATTCATATATGGATCCACCACTGATAGTACACAATTATATGCCGATCAATTCAAAAGAAACATGGTGAGAATTTTGGGGTCACAAACATGGACTTGTTGTATCCATCTACCCTCCATTTAGGCCAAGAGGCCCACTTCACAGCAATATTATTGCTTCCCTTGTAGTCAAAGCTGCTGTGATAGTAACTGGTTGTTTGATTGTTCTGCTTTTTGAATGATAGAGGCTGCGGAAGAGACACAGGCTTCTTTGTGGACTTGATTGACGatgattttgatgatgataCTCCAATTTCTGGATCAGGTGACTGATAAAATGCCTCTTGAATATCTTGAATCAATTCTGTGTTGGAATCGTATCTATTGCTGGAGTTGAACAGCATTTGATACACTTTGAGACAACCCAAATGAAGATGCCTACATTCTTTGGGCATTTCACTCAATCCATCCATCAAAGCATACTCAAAgaactctttcttcttcttctcaatgATCTCTCCCACATATTCAATTGCATCTTCAATTTCTGCTTCTGGGTTTTCCTTCAAGTAGAGTAAAACAAAGTTCTTTTTCCCTGACTTTTGTTCCTTCTGAGAATATTCCATACACATAGTATTTATGCATTAGTATGTAGTACActataaataatattataagtGACAAAACAAAGAAGTTTGGTTGGGATGGTGAAATTGATTGTGGTAATTCCTTATAAATGAGGGACCACGTTTTCTCCGCACGGATTTTGACTCGGTCTTACTTGTCGGAGCGAACTGGGTTGGCGACCGGAGGTTAGAGTTGGCCCAACTGTTCGGTAGGCACGTTGGGCTGAGAAATTCTCgatttaaaagtaaaaaaataaataaaaagtgacaagaaaagaaaaagagatacCTGATAGCTTTGTGTGTCATTCAACAGGCGAGTGATTAACATGAGGAGTTTGGTGATGTTCTCATACTCAAGAGGCTTGAGTTGGTGATGAGCTAAGCTTGGGTTCAAGAAACATGAAGCTGGAAGAAGTATAGTATGTGAAGCAATTGAAATCATGCCAGTTTCAATGTACTCATCCATTGATGGTATGTGACCATTTTTGCTCCATTGACTCTCAGTAAGCCATGCAAGGAATGTCTCATACCACTTCATTTATTGTTTACACCACAcaccacaaaaaaagaaaaaaagagttaaaaatTTAATATGGGTGAATGAATTAAGAAGTATTTAAAAGATTGGAAATTAAGCTCACTAGATCTTTAAGACTGTCTGATACATCGATTCCTTCTTGTTGCTCCTTatattttttagcaatttctCTCACAAGATCATCCAGAACTTCAAATATGGTCTTACTGTGCCCACTCAATCCTTTACCATCCCACCTGtcaaaattaacataaaaataacatatatattatgaaaCCGTAGctaaagatttcattaaaacTGCGGCCAAAATATTTGTATTAGCGGTCATATATATAAACCGCGGTTAAAAATTTTGCGAGGTTTTTATGACCAACGAATATTCAATCGCGGGAAAAGTTTTTGCGGctgttttttttatatgtattcCCGCGGATACATTTGTTATCCGTTGTAATGATAATTGGGTACGTTATATGTTAGATGTACATGTATAATTGACATGCATGCAGTGTGTACGTACCTTTGAATTGCATGAGTTAGGTTCTGTAATTCATCCAAAGAAGCATGCTCATCAAAGAAATCGTCTGCGACAGTGATGAATATCCCAATCTTTGCGGCTATTAATCGCACATCGCTGTGTTTAGGCAACGAAGTACTGGCAGCCACAACGAAGTAACAGTAGGTTGTTTTCTCTCGACCAAATCCCATCTCACTTAAACCCCATTCCCTTGAccatctatatacatatatcacaTAATTCaggccatatatacatatatacatacatatatatatatatatatatacttaattattttctctagacgatcgatcgatcgatccaCATACCTTTTCAGTTCCACCAGTTCTTTCCTGTAAATTGATTGTCGATACTTGTAATTTTGCACCGCAAGCTGTGTTAGTCGCTCACTATTATGGTATGACAACCTGTAATTAGTTCAAGTACTGGTTATATTATATTGTGTTGCTTGTTAATTTTTTACCCACCCTAAATAGATCCAAAATAATTAAGCAACCTCAAATTAACTCAACCTGTGAAAGGAGAATTTTCCCATCCAGAGAAGGGTAGAGTCACGTTCTTGAGTAATCCACATCTTGTGTTCTAGGTGATCTAGTCGAGCTAGCCACGGCGTTTTCAATTCATGCTCAATCTGTGACAATTAATCAGTATGAAATATCAAACCGTGAAAGATTTCAATCATTTCGAAAATGCTAAGAAtcccagtgtttttttttccagccATTCCGAATGTTGAAATGAACACACATGATCTCTATAAAATCGTGGCTcaacatgatccatatgaaatcgtgtatgTCCACCTCATCATTTTGGGATATCTGGGACAAATGAAAACAATGGGATCCGTAAGACTTTCTAATTAAAATCATAGTACCAGTTTATGCAAATGATTTTGGTTTCCACTTGTGGTCGATATGGCGTTTTCAAGCAACTTCCTTGCTAAACATCTAGCCTCCTCAAGTTGATCTTCTTCCCCAGGAAACATGAGATCTGTGGCTTTGTATACATTAAGCATAACACTTGAAAAGTAGTCGTCGTagttgttttcaatttgatctTTAATATCTCCACGTTGCATAAACCAACAAAAGCTACCTGCCAAAAAAACATGGTCAAACACCAAGGGCGAGGTAAAATACAAATTTGGTTTGTCCATGTGGGACCCACCTGGTGATACTATATATCCATTTATCCTCAGAAGCCAAAAGGCCAAAGAATCCTTGTACAGGTGAAGTAAATTGAAATCTTTGACCGTTGACCTTTGGTTAGTAGAATAATTCTTGTGCACACGTGTCAACatgtttttgatttcttttgtgaagtgcTCAGCCAATCCAAGTCTCTGTAGTTGGTTGACCATGCAAAGCCTTATTAGGTCTTCATGAATCGGATACGTAGCTGGAACTGTATGTTAACACGTACAAACCTTACCTTAATTAGCTAATTAAGTGATTAATTAAcattaaattaaagaaaaaattaattaattatttaacctCCATTGGGACATCTTTGAATGATAGCTTTCAGGTAAGCCATACAGTATTTATTTCCAGTAATCATGAAAGCACTTGCTGTGGCAGAGGGAGACTGAAATAGAGAGCCATCACTACTCAAGTGATTTACTATCTGGTCTTTATCAATTTTGTTGGGAGAAAGTGCTTCGAGGTATGCTAGTAATGGAGGGTAGTGGCATGTCTCGACAAGTTCTTCCCTGCACATGCACATAacttagttaattaattagttagttTAGGTGGAGAATACCTAGGGGCATGGGACAACTCTCTCTAAGAAACTCGATAAAATAGTCCTGTAATTTCGGGCGAAGGGGTGTCACCTCCCAAAGGGGGTCGTAATGGTCAAGTTTGAGCGATTGTTTACCAAAAACACATGTCTCAACAACTTCGTAAGATCATGTATGGGGGCTAACGTCTGTCTGTGCCGGAGGGTCAAGGAAGTTGGTGACTTGATCATGACCAATATAAACAAACATGCAATAATTTGAAGTAGAAGAAAAGTAAGATTATATGTAGTACTTCTCAACAATTCTTCGGTGCTCGATGAATATGTCCATCACATGGTTAGACAAGATATTGTTGAGGCCTAACGAGCGTGCCTGCTCCAACATTGCTGGGAAAATAATGGCAAACCAGCGAGGACAGCAATCTTTTATTTCTTCAATGTACATCTCAGcattttcatgaacaaaatCCAATCCTGCGAAGATTCATAAAATCAATTAATAAAGTATGATAcaaacatatgtgtgtgtgtgtatatatacacacacacacctaTTAGTACTCTAATTTGTTACCTTTTTGAATTGATGACTCCCCAACATTCCATTTTTTGagtgcaatcaagcaagcaaGGGTTGAAGTGAGAGATTCAATGGTAGGCATGCCATGACCATCAATATCTCCCCAAAACCCTTCTTCTCTCTGGTTGTTTAGAACCCAATCTAGGCAATCCATAAACAAGGGTTGCACCGGGCGGCGAGAATCCGGAACCATGGCTAGCCAAGCAGTATCATAAGCAGATGGTGCAACAAATGAATACACATCCATGTCCACAAACATCTCCACCTTAATCTTGTCAACTAAAGTTATAATTGAGGAATCTGAAAAATCCATGCTAATTGATTATATGAGAAGCTCTTGAACTTATATAAATTAGTTCGATGCTTGATTGAGCTATAGTGTTGAGTAACAATGTAGCATTTATAGAAATTCTTGGAGACAGAAGTCACCATCATAACGTGAATAATTAATGTTAGTTGAAGCAAGAGGGTCAATGAATCACCATTTGTTTTTCACATTTGATCAAATCCCCAATGAGAAGAAATGTATTTAGTACACAAAACCCGTGTACGTTTTGCATCTTAGATGATGactgacacacacacacatatgtgtgtgtgtgtatatatctatatatgtccACTTGTGAGTGATATATCAACATCATGGCAtaaatatgtaagaaaataGAGGCAAGACGAAACTTCGCCCTCAAATATATATGACTATGAAAGTCTATTTTCAAATGATAGAAGAGTACTCATACGGCGACAACAagtgagtcgttggttgaacgATAATCACATTGCCTTTAAGAGATCATCTAGCGTGGGTTCTACCCCCTCTCCAAAtctctgtttcaaaaaaaaaacactcatatGACGACAAACATCATATGGCGACAACTGTTGCCATAAATTACTGACAACATCATGCATGAGATGAGGGAGGGTGGCATATCCaatgtatatatgtttgttgAGTTGAATAAAGAAGGCAACATTTGTTCTTAGGAGGTTTGGTTACTCTCGAAACTAACCATCTTACCATTTATTGTTTCAATCATTGACAAACATAAGCAATATTCCACCAAAAGGGATTCAAATTCCCTAGACAAACTCGCCACTCGATCAATGTTGCAAGCATGTAACAAGCACCCAGATTTGAAAAGCCCAGCACTCGATCATCTCCCTCTTATATGGTTGttcaagataataaaaaaactttgatgaaaagtataatttgCTAAAAAGAAGAGATATTTTGTTGTATATGACCTTAACGTTTGATGTTAGGATAGTGGGTTGGGAATGTTTCGGCTTTGACCCATATTGTGGCACCCAAAAATTTTCTCATGATATTTAGTTATTGTCCATATACTCCAATTCAAACTCACTATAAATATTCTCACTGTGAAACCTTAGTGGTGAGAACAGTATTCAGAGATAACTCGTGAGAGAGAGTATACCAATACAATTTATCATTATCGTCCATGGATATAGACAAGATTGTCCAAACCatgtaaaattatttttatcttgtgtgtaattttatcttggtttttcatttttttgcatTAGTTATTTGCTAGTCGTATTGATCATAGACATCTTTGATTGTTTCCGCATAAGAAATTGGCATCAGAGCCGAGGGTTAGTGTATACGATCAAAGAAGACATCTAAGTTTGCAAAGGTTTCCAATACTCGATTTGGGAAGGTTGATGAAAAGATCAATTTCGATATATGATGATTTCAGATTCAGGGTATCTTGATCAAGCAAGGGTTATGCAATGTTAAAAGGGTTTAAGGATAAGCTTACGGACATGTCCGATAAAGAATGAGAGTATGATCTCCAAGCGTGTAGCACGATTTAGATCTGTATCCAGCAAAAAAAACATCATATATATGGGCGAAACTAAAGGTCCTGCACATGACGAGTCGCCTATATCTTAAGAGGCAACTTTGTAAATTGCAGATTGTTGAAGGTATATCTCTGAGTAATCACCTTAATgaattcaa includes the following:
- the LOC119988276 gene encoding caffeoylshikimate esterase; the protein is MQEEKENPNLHYWGNASEEDHYKSHGVKGSTSFYTSPRGLSLFTRSWLPLSNPPPHRGIIFMIHGYGNDISWTFQSTPIFLAQMGFACFALDLEGHGRSEGLRAFVPNVDAVVQDCLSFFNSIKQDPQYHGLPCFLFGESMGGAICLLIHFADPKGFDGAILVAPMCKISDNVKPRWPIPQVLMFVANFMPTLPIVPTADLVAKSVKVEEKVIIAEKNPMRYRGKPRLGTVLELLRVTDQLSQQLSKVSIPFIVLHGSADVVTDPNVSKALYEEAKSEDKTIKIYDGMMHSLLFGETDENIEIVCKDILSWLEERCKG
- the LOC119987749 gene encoding (E,E)-geranyllinalool synthase-like; the protein is MDFSDSSIITLVDKIKVEMFVDMDVYSFVAPSAYDTAWLAMVPDSRRPVQPLFMDCLDWVLNNQREEGFWGDIDGHGMPTIESLTSTLACLIALKKWNVGESSIQKGLDFVHENAEMYIEEIKDCCPRWFAIIFPAMLEQARSLGLNNILSNHVMDIFIEHRRIVEKEELVETCHYPPLLAYLEALSPNKIDKDQIVNHLSSDGSLFQSPSATASAFMITGNKYCMAYLKAIIQRCPNGVPATYPIHEDLIRLCMVNQLQRLGLAEHFTKEIKNMLTRVHKNYSTNQRSTVKDFNLLHLYKDSLAFWLLRINGYIVSPGSFCWFMQRGDIKDQIENNYDDYFSSVMLNVYKATDLMFPGEEDQLEEARCLARKLLENAISTTSGNQNHLHKLIEHELKTPWLARLDHLEHKMWITQERDSTLLWMGKFSFHRLSYHNSERLTQLAVQNYKYRQSIYRKELVELKRWSREWGLSEMGFGREKTTYCYFVVAASTSLPKHSDVRLIAAKIGIFITVADDFFDEHASLDELQNLTHAIQRWDGKGLSGHSKTIFEVLDDLVREIAKKYKEQQEGIDVSDSLKDLWYETFLAWLTESQWSKNGHIPSMDEYIETGMISIASHTILLPASCFLNPSLAHHQLKPLEYENITKLLMLITRLLNDTQSYQKEQKSGKKNFVLLYLKENPEAEIEDAIEYVGEIIEKKKKEFFEYALMDGLSEMPKECRHLHLGCLKVYQMLFNSSNRYDSNTELIQDIQEAFYQSPDPEIGVSSSKSSSIKSTKKPVSLPQPLSFKKQNNQTTSYYHSSFDYKGSNNIAVKWASWPKWRVDGYNKSMFVTPKFSPCFF